A genomic window from Gossypium hirsutum isolate 1008001.06 chromosome D12, Gossypium_hirsutum_v2.1, whole genome shotgun sequence includes:
- the LOC107941456 gene encoding ras-related protein RABA6b: MADSYDEECDYLFKAVLIGDSAVGKSNLLSRFATDEFRLDSKPTIGVEFAYRNVKIGDKVIKAQIWDTAGQERFRAITSSYYRGALGAVLVYDITRRTTFENVKKWMHELREFGNSDIVVVLVGNKSDLTQFRQVSEEEGRNLAESHGLFFMETSALQNLNVEEAFLRMITKIHEITSKKYLDSKLNDNIGSLKGGKEIISLDEVTATKQSNNCCY; this comes from the exons ATGGCTGATTCATATGATGAAGAGTGTGATTACCTGTTCAAAGCGGTGTTGATCGGTGATTCCGCGGTCGGGAAATCGAACCTTCTCTCGCGGTTCGCTACTGATGAGTTCCGGTTGGATTCGAAGCCGACGATCGGAGTTGAATTTGCTTACCGGAATGTTAAGATCGGCGATAAGGTTATCAAGGCTCAAATATGGGATACCGCCGGCCAAGAAAG ATTCAGAGCAATTACAAGTTCATACTATCGAGGAGCATTAGGTGCAGTGCTAGTGTACGACATAACCCGAAGAACAACCTTCGAGAACGTGAAGAAATGGATGCACGAGCTAAGAGAGTTCGGTAATTCGGATATCGTAGTCGTTCTTGTTGGAAACAAATCTGATCTCACCCAATTCCGGCAAGTCAGCGAAGAAGAAGGAAGGAATCTAGCAGAGTCCCATGGTTTGTTTTTCATGGAAACATCAGCTCTGCAAAATTTGAACGTGGAAGAAGCATTTTTACGAATGATCACAAAAATTCATGAAATCACgagtaaaaaatatttagattctaaattaaatgataatattgGTAGTCTTAAAGGTGGAAAAGAAATAATCAGCCTTGATGAAGTTACTGCAACGAAACAGTCAAATAATTGTTGCTACTag
- the LOC107941454 gene encoding probable calcium-binding protein CML27, giving the protein MESTDELKRVFDQFDANKDGQISVTELRDVLKAMGSNYSEEELKRVMEDIDSDQDGYINFSEFSTFWSASSDAVNAASELREAFDLYDQNKNGLISATELHQVLNRLGMTCSADDCVGMIKSVDSDGDGHVNFEEFRKMMTASSIPSNGDGSKP; this is encoded by the coding sequence ATGGAAAGCACGGACGAACTCAAGAGGGTGTTCGATCAATTCGACGCCAACAAAGACGGACAAATCTCTGTTACGGAGCTCCGCGACGTATTGAAGGCAATGGGATCCAACTACTCAGAGGAAGAGCTCAAGCGTGTCATGGAAGACATCGATAGCGATCAAGACGGTTACATCAACTTCTCCGAATTCTCCACTTTCTGGTCCGCTTCTTCCGACGCCGTTAACGCCGCTTCGGAGTTGCGCGAGGCCTTCGATTTGTACGATCAGAACAAGAACGGCTTGATCTCGGCAACCGAGTTGCACCAGGTCTTGAATCGGCTGGGGATGACGTGTTCGGCCGATGATTGCGTCGGGATGATCAAGTCGGTCGATTCGGACGGCGACGGGCACGTTAATTTCGAGGAGTTTCGGAAGATGATGACTGCTTCTTCGATTCCCAGCAATGGCGACGGATCTAAGCCGTAG